The Caldicellulosiruptor acetigenus DNA window TCTACCAGAACATCTGCTTTTGAGATTCTGTTCATGAGAGTAGACTTGCCCGCGTTTGTGTAACCAATTATTGACACCACCGGCACCTGGTTCTCTATTCTGCTTTTTCTCTGTACTTCCCTGCTTTTTTTCATCTTTTCAAGCTCTTTTTTTATCTCTTCAATCCTGCGCTGGATATGTCTTCTGTCAATCTCAAGCTTGGTCTCACCTGGCCCTCTTGTCCCAATTCCGCCACCAAGCCTTGAAAGTAGCACTCCAGTCCCACGCAGGCGCGGAAGCAGAGTCAAAAGCTGTGCAAGTTCTACCTGAAGTTTTCCTTCTTTGGTCCTTGCACGCCTTGCAAATATGTCAAGTATAACATCAGTTCTGTCTATCACTTTTCTCAAAAGAAGCTCTTCCAAGTTTTTTATCTGAGCAGGCGAAAGTTCTCTGTTGAATATCACAACGTCAATGTCTTTTTGCTGGCAGATTGAAAGTATCTCTTCTGCTTTACCTCTTCCTATAAAATACGCAGGGTCTATGCTCCTTCTTACTTGTACCACCTTGTCAACAACTTTAACCCCTGCAGTCTTACACAGGCTCTCAAGCTCTTCTAAAAGGTGTCTGTCAAGCTCAGACAAACTTTTTGGCCACACATCAACAAGCAAAGCCCTTTCCTCTTTTTCTGTCAAAGTCTCGTGAATTTTTTCTCTTTCCCTCTGTTTTTCATCCACTTCTGAAATCTTGGATGAGATATCAAGATTATAAAAATATTCTATTCTGTGTGGTCCAATCGTTTCAACCTCTTTTAGTTGGCTACCCCAAAAAGCTATTGTAGCTTCCTCAGTTTTGAGAGAGATTGTCATTACATAATCATACTTTTTCATTATAAGCGTGGAGAGGTCAAGCATTGAAGGATGTGATGCAGAAGATAATCTTGTAAAGATTAACGCTGCCTTTTTAGGAAAAGAATCCTGGTTTTCAAGCTCTGCAAATTCTTTCTTTTCTATTAGAACCTCTT harbors:
- the hflX gene encoding GTPase HflX, with amino-acid sequence MIQKLKSHQTEEYMIDEFVYNLLKEFSLNLNKEIAIVLNRKGRIEEVLIEKKEFAELENQDSFPKKAALIFTRLSSASHPSMLDLSTLIMKKYDYVMTISLKTEEATIAFWGSQLKEVETIGPHRIEYFYNLDISSKISEVDEKQREREKIHETLTEKEERALLVDVWPKSLSELDRHLLEELESLCKTAGVKVVDKVVQVRRSIDPAYFIGRGKAEEILSICQQKDIDVVIFNRELSPAQIKNLEELLLRKVIDRTDVILDIFARRARTKEGKLQVELAQLLTLLPRLRGTGVLLSRLGGGIGTRGPGETKLEIDRRHIQRRIEEIKKELEKMKKSREVQRKSRIENQVPVVSIIGYTNAGKSTLMNRISKADVLVEDKLFATLDTTTRRVYHKGKEFLLTDTVGFIRNLPHHLVEAFSSTLEEVKYSNLILNVVDISDPYYYDHIKVSEDLLKQLGAENIPLIRVYNKIDKVDLSTVDVFDNVPHVFISAQDGRGIDTLLDMIVERI